The proteins below are encoded in one region of Aeromonas veronii:
- a CDS encoding TauD/TfdA dioxygenase family protein translates to MRVEQLTCHIGAELSGVTLADAVHDGDLFAQIRAQLLRHKVLFLRNQELSRADHVAFARRFGELEDHPVAGSDPDHPGLVRIYKSPEVPNDRYENAWHTDATWREQPPMGCVLRCVECPPVGGDTLWANMAAAYDALPEEIKQKIAGLRARHSIEASFGAAMPIEKRLALKAQFPDAEHPVVRTHPETDEKILFVNAFATHFTNYHTPAHVRVGQDYSMGGSDLLRYLISQAYIPEFQVRWRWQPGSIAIWDNRSTQHYAAMDYAPCHRKMERAGIMGDKPF, encoded by the coding sequence ATGCGTGTAGAACAACTGACCTGCCATATTGGCGCCGAGCTGTCTGGCGTCACGCTGGCGGATGCCGTCCACGACGGGGATCTGTTTGCACAGATCCGCGCCCAGCTGCTCAGGCACAAGGTGCTGTTCCTGCGCAATCAGGAGCTCAGCCGGGCCGATCACGTGGCCTTCGCCCGCCGCTTTGGCGAGCTGGAGGATCACCCGGTGGCGGGCAGCGATCCGGACCACCCCGGTCTGGTGCGCATCTACAAGTCGCCGGAGGTGCCAAACGATCGCTACGAGAACGCCTGGCACACGGACGCCACCTGGCGCGAGCAACCCCCCATGGGCTGCGTACTGCGCTGCGTGGAGTGTCCGCCAGTAGGGGGGGACACCCTCTGGGCCAACATGGCGGCGGCCTACGATGCACTGCCCGAGGAGATCAAACAGAAGATTGCGGGGCTGCGTGCCCGTCACAGCATAGAGGCGAGTTTTGGCGCCGCCATGCCCATCGAGAAGCGCCTCGCCCTGAAGGCCCAGTTTCCGGATGCCGAACACCCCGTGGTGCGCACCCACCCGGAGACGGACGAGAAGATCCTGTTCGTCAATGCCTTCGCCACTCACTTCACCAACTATCACACCCCGGCCCATGTGCGGGTCGGCCAAGACTACAGCATGGGGGGCAGCGATCTGCTGCGCTACCTCATTAGCCAGGCCTATATCCCCGAGTTCCAGGTGCGCTGGCGCTGGCAGCCGGGAAGCATAGCCATCTGGGACAACCGCAGCACCCAACACTATGCCGCCATGGATTATGCCCCCTGTCATCGCAAGATGGAGCGGGCCGGGATCATGGGCGACAAGCCCTTCTAG
- the prpB gene encoding methylisocitrate lyase, with amino-acid sequence MSKLSPSAGTRFRTALANEKPLQIVGTINAYMALMAERSGFKALYLSGAGVANASFGLPDLGMTSMNDVLIDAERITAATQVPLLVDIDTGWGGAFNIARTVRAFERGSVAAVHMEDQVAQKRCGHRPNKAVVSIAEMVDRIKAAVDARQDESFVIMARTDALAVEGLGSALERAAAYVEAGADMIFAEAVTELGQYNRFKQAAGVPILANMTEFGKTELFDKEALADHGVDMVLYPLSAARAANQAALNVYQQLRRDGHQRAVVDTMQTRESLYDFLGYHHYEQTLDRLFTKE; translated from the coding sequence ATGTCCAAGCTATCCCCCTCGGCCGGTACCCGTTTTCGCACTGCCCTGGCCAATGAGAAACCCCTGCAGATCGTCGGTACCATCAACGCCTACATGGCGCTGATGGCCGAGCGCAGCGGTTTCAAGGCCCTCTATCTGTCCGGTGCCGGGGTGGCCAACGCCTCCTTCGGCCTGCCGGATCTGGGCATGACCTCCATGAATGACGTGCTGATTGATGCAGAACGCATCACGGCCGCCACCCAGGTTCCCCTGCTGGTGGACATAGACACGGGCTGGGGCGGCGCCTTCAACATCGCCCGCACCGTCCGAGCCTTCGAGCGCGGTAGCGTGGCCGCCGTCCACATGGAAGATCAGGTTGCCCAGAAGCGCTGCGGTCACAGACCGAACAAGGCGGTGGTCTCCATCGCCGAGATGGTGGACAGGATCAAGGCCGCGGTAGACGCCCGCCAGGACGAGAGCTTCGTCATCATGGCCCGCACCGATGCCCTCGCGGTGGAAGGGCTGGGCTCGGCGCTGGAGCGCGCCGCCGCCTACGTGGAGGCGGGCGCCGACATGATCTTCGCCGAGGCGGTCACCGAGCTGGGTCAGTACAATCGCTTCAAGCAGGCCGCCGGGGTCCCCATCCTCGCCAACATGACCGAATTTGGCAAAACCGAGCTGTTTGACAAGGAGGCACTGGCTGACCACGGCGTTGACATGGTGCTCTACCCCCTGAGCGCCGCTCGCGCCGCCAATCAGGCCGCCCTCAATGTCTATCAGCAGCTGCGCCGCGATGGCCACCAGCGCGCCGTGGTCGACACCATGCAGACCCGGGAGTCCCTCTACGACTTCCTCGGTTATCACCACTACGAGCAGACCCTGGACAGACTGTTCACCAAGGAATAA
- a CDS encoding quinone oxidoreductase family protein — protein sequence MANAIRFYETGGPEVLRYEEIGVGEPGPGQVRLRHAAVGLNYADTYFRNGTYPIPLPNGLGVEAAGVVDAVGEGVTNVAVGDRVTYTGFINTLGAYSTERLIPAAPLIKLPDSISCETAAAMTMRGLTSAYLMRRIHDFKPGDRILLHAAAGGVGLIVAQWAKLLGLTVIGTVSSEAKGELARAHGCDYIIDYSREDVAQRVRTLTEGAGVDVVFDSVGKSTFMGSLDSLKRRGLMVCVGTASGPIDGFNPQLLAMKGSLYLTRPALADYLADPAEKEALAGELFDHVASGRIKIEINQKYALQDAAQAHRDLESRKTTGSSIFVI from the coding sequence ATGGCCAACGCCATACGCTTTTATGAAACCGGGGGCCCCGAGGTCCTGCGTTATGAAGAGATTGGTGTCGGTGAACCCGGGCCTGGCCAGGTGCGCCTGCGCCACGCCGCAGTCGGTCTCAACTATGCCGACACCTATTTTCGTAACGGCACCTACCCGATCCCGCTGCCCAATGGCCTGGGAGTCGAGGCGGCCGGTGTGGTCGACGCGGTGGGCGAGGGCGTCACCAACGTCGCCGTCGGCGATCGCGTCACCTATACCGGTTTTATCAATACCCTGGGTGCTTACTCGACCGAACGGCTGATCCCGGCCGCGCCGCTTATCAAACTGCCGGACAGCATCTCCTGCGAGACCGCCGCCGCCATGACCATGCGCGGCCTGACGTCCGCCTACCTGATGCGCCGCATTCACGACTTCAAACCCGGTGACCGCATCCTGCTGCACGCTGCGGCCGGTGGTGTGGGTCTCATCGTCGCCCAGTGGGCCAAGCTGCTGGGGCTGACGGTGATCGGTACCGTGTCGAGCGAGGCCAAGGGGGAACTGGCCCGGGCACATGGCTGCGACTACATCATCGACTACAGCCGTGAGGACGTGGCCCAGCGGGTGCGCACCCTGACCGAAGGGGCGGGGGTCGATGTGGTGTTCGACAGCGTCGGCAAGAGCACCTTCATGGGGTCGCTTGATTCGCTGAAACGCCGCGGCCTCATGGTCTGCGTCGGCACCGCCTCCGGCCCCATCGACGGCTTCAACCCCCAGTTGTTGGCCATGAAGGGTTCCCTCTACCTGACCCGGCCGGCGCTCGCCGACTACCTCGCCGATCCCGCCGAGAAGGAGGCCCTGGCGGGGGAGCTGTTCGATCACGTGGCCAGCGGCCGGATCAAGATAGAGATCAACCAGAAGTACGCGCTGCAGGACGCGGCGCAGGCGCACCGGGATCTGGAGTCTCGCAAGACCACAGGCTCCTCCATCTTCGTTATCTAG